One genomic window of Clostridioides sp. ES-S-0054-01 includes the following:
- the cwlD gene encoding N-acetylmuramoyl-L-alanine amidase CwlD: MRKYIKHIIFSFVMVCLVVVSIFEVKNISEDVIKYMPVTNKTIILDAGHGGIDPGALNKDKSTSEKDINLAITLKLRELIESSGGLVILTREDDSSLYKEENNKTTRQKYNENLKNRKEIISSSNANMFVSIHLNAFEQSKYYGAQTFYPKDKQDSKELSKCIQEELKRVVDKTNNREVKPRDDIYLLKENNIPSVLIECGFLSNEKECKLLTDETYQEKIAWAIYIGIQKYLS; the protein is encoded by the coding sequence GTGAGAAAGTACATAAAACATATAATTTTTAGTTTTGTGATGGTATGTCTAGTAGTAGTATCTATATTTGAAGTTAAAAATATTTCTGAAGATGTTATCAAGTATATGCCAGTAACAAACAAAACTATAATTCTCGATGCTGGTCATGGAGGAATTGATCCAGGCGCATTAAATAAGGATAAGAGCACATCTGAAAAAGATATTAACCTAGCAATAACACTTAAGCTTAGAGAGCTTATAGAATCAAGTGGGGGTCTTGTAATATTAACTCGAGAGGATGATAGTAGCCTTTATAAAGAAGAAAATAATAAAACTACAAGACAAAAATATAATGAGAATTTGAAAAATAGAAAAGAAATAATATCTAGCTCTAATGCCAATATGTTTGTCTCCATACATCTCAATGCATTTGAACAGTCAAAATACTATGGGGCTCAAACTTTTTATCCTAAAGATAAGCAAGATAGTAAAGAATTATCAAAATGTATTCAAGAAGAACTTAAAAGAGTGGTAGATAAAACAAACAACAGAGAAGTTAAACCAAGAGATGATATATATCTTTTGAAAGAAAATAATATTCCATCAGTATTAATAGAATGTGGTTTTTTATCGAATGAAAAAGAGTGTAAACTTTTAACTGATGAAACATATCAAGAAAAAATAGCATGGGCAATCTACATAGGAATACAAAAATATTTAAGTTAA
- a CDS encoding pyridoxal phosphate-dependent aminotransferase: protein MLSKRLNFITPSYTIGISSKVKEMENNGIKVINLSIGEPDFNVPNNAKSYGIDSLNKDCTKYDLVPGLKILREEICKKLIEENNCNYSIDEIVVSSGAKNSITNTLLALTDEGDEVLLPKPYWVSYPEMVKLVNAVPVFIDTKKENGFKLTKEELEKSITDKTKLLIINNPSNPTGSVYTKDELIEIADVCIQNKIYILADEIYEKICYDKEFTSIASLSKEAKDITITINGFSKSAAMTGLRLGYTASNKTIAKAMSSIQGHLISHPSLTAQYIAYGALKDCSTDIDNMVKTYKSRRDLIKSKLDSIENVGYVNPNGAFYAFIDLSKVSEKFEYKDSFSIKFCNQFLEEYNVAVVPGIAFGMDKYIRISYACSENTFLSGLDKLKEFVYKIMA, encoded by the coding sequence ATGTTATCAAAAAGACTAAACTTTATAACACCATCCTACACAATAGGTATTAGTTCTAAAGTTAAAGAAATGGAAAATAACGGAATTAAAGTAATAAATCTTAGTATAGGAGAACCTGATTTTAATGTACCTAATAACGCAAAATCTTACGGTATTGATTCTTTAAATAAAGATTGCACTAAATATGATTTAGTTCCAGGATTAAAAATACTTAGAGAGGAAATATGTAAAAAACTTATTGAAGAAAATAATTGTAACTATTCAATAGACGAAATAGTTGTATCAAGTGGAGCAAAAAACTCAATAACAAATACTTTACTAGCTTTAACAGATGAAGGAGATGAAGTATTATTACCAAAACCTTATTGGGTTAGTTATCCTGAAATGGTTAAGTTGGTTAATGCTGTTCCAGTTTTCATTGATACGAAAAAAGAAAATGGATTCAAGTTAACAAAAGAAGAGCTTGAAAAATCTATAACAGATAAAACAAAACTTCTTATAATAAACAACCCTTCAAATCCTACTGGTAGTGTTTATACAAAAGATGAATTAATAGAAATAGCAGATGTATGTATACAAAATAAAATATATATTTTAGCAGATGAAATATATGAAAAAATATGCTATGATAAAGAGTTTACATCAATTGCATCCTTAAGCAAAGAAGCTAAAGATATAACAATAACTATAAATGGTTTTTCTAAGTCAGCTGCAATGACTGGATTAAGATTAGGATATACTGCATCTAATAAAACGATTGCTAAAGCAATGAGTTCTATACAAGGACATCTCATATCTCACCCAAGTTTGACAGCACAATACATAGCATATGGAGCCTTAAAAGATTGCTCAACTGACATAGACAATATGGTTAAAACCTATAAATCTAGAAGAGATTTAATTAAATCAAAACTAGACTCTATAGAGAATGTAGGATACGTAAATCCAAATGGTGCATTCTATGCATTTATAGACCTTTCTAAAGTATCTGAGAAATTTGAATATAAAGATAGTTTTTCTATAAAATTCTGTAATCAGTTTTTAGAAGAATATAATGTTGCAGTTGTTCCTGGTATAGCATTTGGTATGGATAAATATATTCGTATATCTTATGCTTGCAGTGAAAATACTTTCTTATCTGGATTAGATAAATTAAAAGAATTTGTATATAAAATAATGGCATAA
- a CDS encoding anaerobic ribonucleoside triphosphate reductase, which yields MVEFVKKRDGRVIPFNEDRITRAIFLAATNVAEREGIVPDYKLSEQLTQEVIKFLNHKYSESVPSVEDIQDSVVKVLIETGHAKTSEEYIIYRTERSRIRNSKTRLMKAIEEITFEDAEDADIKRENANINGNTAMGTMLQYGSTVSKEFCKTHILKPEHSFAHDNGDIHIHDMDFLNMGTLTCCQIDVKKLFNGGFSTGHGFLREPQDIISYGALAAIAIQSNQNDQHGGQSIPFFDYGLAEGVYKTFKKFYIGNLAKALKLFKGIENNDAIKNIVYNTEKETNQKVGLKRDELYLNLEKEKLIQTFDIDEELVNNMQKFAFEESYRETDKKTYQSMEAFIHNLNTMHSRAGAQVPFSSVNFGTDTSEEGRMVTKNLLLSQERGLGNGETPIFPILIFKVKEGINLNPEDPNYDLFKLSCRVSAKRLFPNFSFLDAPFNAKYYKKGEPDTEATYMGCRTRVLSNVCGSETVSGRGNISFTTVNLPRLGIKHGIVNSEKANLNDFFEELDEKINLIIEQLLERLEVQGNKKMKNFPFLMGQSVWKGSDDLGPEDTLKEVIKQGTLTIGFIGLAECLIALIGKHHGESKEAQELGLKIVSHMRDKMDEATDKYKLNFSLMGTPAEGLSGRFTKIDKKVYGEIKGITDKEYYTNSFHVPVYYNISAYDKIEVEAPYHELTNAGHITYVELDGDPSDNLEAFETVIKAMKDLGIGYGSINHPVDRDPICGFSGVITSNICPVCGRNEDESDIKFERIRRITGYLVGTVDRFNNAKKAEVRDRVKHR from the coding sequence TTGGTTGAATTCGTAAAAAAAAGAGATGGAAGAGTAATCCCATTTAATGAAGATAGAATAACAAGAGCTATATTTTTAGCAGCGACGAATGTTGCAGAAAGGGAAGGAATAGTACCTGATTATAAATTATCTGAGCAATTAACTCAAGAAGTAATAAAATTTTTAAATCATAAATACTCAGAATCAGTTCCAAGTGTTGAAGATATTCAAGATTCTGTAGTTAAGGTTCTTATAGAAACTGGCCATGCAAAAACTAGCGAAGAATATATAATATACAGAACTGAAAGAAGTAGAATAAGAAATTCAAAAACAAGATTGATGAAGGCAATAGAGGAAATTACTTTTGAGGATGCAGAAGATGCTGATATAAAAAGAGAAAATGCAAATATTAATGGCAATACAGCCATGGGAACTATGTTACAATATGGAAGTACTGTATCTAAAGAATTTTGTAAGACTCATATATTAAAACCAGAACATTCTTTTGCTCATGATAATGGAGATATACACATACATGATATGGACTTTTTAAATATGGGAACATTAACTTGCTGTCAAATAGATGTTAAAAAACTATTTAATGGTGGATTTTCAACAGGACATGGTTTTTTAAGAGAACCACAAGACATAATAAGTTATGGAGCATTAGCTGCAATTGCTATACAGAGCAATCAAAATGATCAACATGGAGGTCAAAGTATACCATTTTTCGATTATGGATTGGCTGAAGGTGTATATAAGACATTTAAGAAATTCTACATAGGAAATTTAGCTAAAGCGTTGAAGTTATTTAAAGGAATTGAAAATAATGATGCAATAAAGAACATAGTATATAATACAGAGAAAGAAACAAATCAAAAGGTTGGTCTTAAGAGAGATGAATTATATCTAAATTTAGAAAAAGAGAAATTAATACAGACTTTTGATATAGATGAGGAACTTGTAAATAACATGCAAAAATTTGCATTTGAGGAATCATATAGAGAAACTGACAAAAAAACATATCAATCTATGGAAGCATTTATACACAATCTAAACACAATGCATTCTAGAGCAGGTGCACAGGTACCATTCTCAAGTGTAAACTTCGGAACAGATACTTCTGAAGAAGGAAGAATGGTGACTAAGAATCTTCTATTATCTCAAGAAAGAGGTTTAGGTAATGGAGAGACACCAATTTTTCCAATTTTAATATTTAAGGTCAAAGAAGGTATAAATTTAAATCCTGAAGATCCTAATTATGATTTATTTAAATTATCATGCAGAGTATCAGCTAAAAGACTATTCCCTAATTTTAGTTTTTTAGATGCGCCTTTTAATGCAAAATATTATAAAAAAGGTGAACCAGATACAGAAGCTACATATATGGGTTGTAGAACAAGAGTACTTAGTAATGTGTGTGGTTCAGAAACAGTTAGTGGTAGAGGAAATATATCTTTCACTACAGTAAACTTACCAAGATTGGGTATAAAACATGGTATTGTAAATAGTGAAAAAGCTAATTTAAATGATTTTTTTGAAGAATTAGATGAGAAGATAAACTTAATTATAGAACAATTATTAGAGCGTCTTGAGGTTCAAGGAAATAAAAAGATGAAGAACTTCCCATTCTTGATGGGGCAAAGCGTATGGAAAGGTTCTGATGATTTAGGACCAGAAGATACATTAAAAGAAGTAATAAAACAAGGAACATTGACAATTGGATTTATAGGTTTAGCAGAGTGTCTTATTGCTCTTATAGGTAAACATCATGGAGAAAGTAAAGAAGCTCAAGAGTTAGGATTAAAAATAGTGTCACATATGAGAGATAAAATGGATGAAGCAACAGACAAATACAAATTAAATTTTTCTTTAATGGGTACTCCAGCAGAAGGTCTTTCAGGTAGATTTACTAAAATAGATAAAAAAGTCTATGGAGAAATCAAAGGTATTACAGATAAAGAATATTATACTAATTCATTCCATGTACCAGTTTATTATAATATAAGTGCATATGATAAAATTGAGGTAGAAGCTCCATACCATGAATTGACTAATGCAGGTCATATAACATATGTAGAGCTAGATGGAGATCCATCTGACAATCTAGAAGCTTTTGAAACTGTTATAAAAGCTATGAAGGATTTGGGTATAGGATATGGAAGTATAAATCATCCTGTAGATAGAGATCCAATATGTGGCTTTTCAGGTGTAATAACAAGTAATATATGTCCTGTATGTGGAAGAAATGAAGATGAAAGTGATATCAAATTTGAAAGAATAAGAAGAATAACAGGATACTTAGTTGGTACAGTTGATCGATTTAATAATGCCAAAAAAGCAGAAGTAAGAGATAGAGTAAAACATAGATAG
- the nrdG gene encoding anaerobic ribonucleoside-triphosphate reductase activating protein, with amino-acid sequence MKIRMSSTISYDSIVDGPGLRMVIWTQGCIHNCKECHNPQTHDLCGGFYMDTEEIINKVKSLKLQRGITLSGGEPFLQPEPLEEIAREAKRNGLDVWSYTGFTFEQLLDKKNSTYFKSLNLLKQIDVLVDGKFMAEKKDISLKFRGSSNQRIIDVQKSLKYKKVFLVGQYMKDDLSIAE; translated from the coding sequence ATGAAAATAAGAATGTCATCTACTATAAGTTATGACAGTATAGTTGATGGACCAGGATTAAGAATGGTAATATGGACTCAAGGATGTATTCATAATTGTAAAGAATGCCATAATCCTCAGACACATGATTTATGTGGGGGATTTTATATGGATACAGAAGAAATTATAAATAAGGTAAAGTCATTGAAATTACAAAGGGGCATTACATTATCAGGAGGAGAACCATTTTTACAGCCAGAACCATTAGAAGAAATAGCAAGAGAGGCTAAAAGAAATGGATTGGATGTATGGTCATATACTGGGTTTACATTTGAACAACTGTTAGATAAAAAAAATAGCACGTATTTTAAAAGTTTAAATTTACTAAAACAAATTGATGTTTTAGTAGATGGCAAATTTATGGCTGAAAAAAAAGATATAAGTTTAAAATTTAGAGGTTCATCAAATCAAAGGATAATTGATGTTCAAAAAAGTTTGAAATATAAAAAAGTATTTTTAGTTGGGCAATATATGAAGGATGATTTATCTATAGCAGAATAA
- a CDS encoding TIGR00159 family protein, producing the protein MLDINSFLNGFFNIILRMSIYDLIDISIVAYIFYKIFMFIKDTRAEQVFKGIIFLLLATQLSNTFKLHTVYWISLKALDYGVIAALIIFQPEFRAGLEHIGRAKFNLFGKNVNTSEETLNRNIEEIVEALYSLSRQKIGALIIMERETRISDIINTGTIIDAEISRQLLINIFIPNTPLHDGAVVIRDSKVKAAACFLPLTESKDLSKDLGTRHRAGIGVSEVSDCITLIVSEETGGVSIAKAGKLYRDISRERMTNILRSNLKTNTETRSFFKGGIFK; encoded by the coding sequence GTGTTAGATATAAATTCTTTTTTAAATGGATTTTTTAATATAATATTAAGAATGAGTATATATGATTTAATTGACATATCTATAGTAGCGTATATTTTTTACAAAATATTTATGTTTATAAAAGATACAAGAGCAGAACAAGTGTTTAAAGGAATAATATTTCTTTTATTAGCAACTCAACTTAGTAATACATTTAAATTGCACACCGTTTATTGGATATCTCTTAAAGCTTTAGATTATGGAGTTATAGCTGCTCTTATAATTTTTCAGCCAGAATTTAGAGCAGGGCTTGAACATATAGGAAGAGCAAAATTTAATTTATTTGGAAAGAATGTAAATACTTCTGAAGAGACTCTCAATAGAAATATAGAAGAAATTGTAGAAGCTTTATATTCACTTTCTAGACAAAAAATAGGAGCTCTTATCATAATGGAGAGAGAAACTAGAATAAGTGATATAATAAATACAGGAACTATTATTGATGCTGAAATTTCTAGACAGCTATTAATAAATATATTTATACCAAATACGCCATTACACGATGGTGCTGTTGTAATTAGAGATTCTAAGGTAAAGGCAGCTGCATGTTTTTTACCATTGACAGAAAGTAAGGACTTAAGTAAAGATTTAGGTACTAGACATAGAGCAGGAATAGGAGTAAGTGAGGTGTCTGACTGTATAACGTTGATTGTATCAGAGGAAACAGGTGGCGTATCAATTGCTAAAGCAGGTAAGTTATATAGAGATATTTCTAGAGAAAGAATGACGAATATATTACGTAGTAATTTAAAAACAAATACAGAAACAAGAAGTTTTTTCAAAGGTGGTATATTTAAATGA